The sequence ATCACGGTTCAATTGACACAGCTGCTCCTCACTCATCCCATTTCCATTATCCATAACCTCCAGTATAAGCCCGCATCCCCTTCGTTTTGCCTGTATCGCAATACAGCACTCTCCCGCCTTATCCCGGAAACCGTGACGCGTGGAATTTTCCACCAGAGGCTGTAAGATTGCCTTAATTACTTTTTCCTCCAGAACCTCATCCTCAATATCATAAAAAGTCTCAAGATTCTCCACTTTATACTGCATGATTTCCAGGTACCGCTTTGTATACTCAATTTCTTCCCTCAGCTGTATCCATTTTTCCTGTCGTAAATTATATCTGTACAACTGTCCTAAGTTTCCGCACAGAGAGATGGCTTCCTCTTCTTTTTCATCCAGAATTAATCCGCTGATCAGTTCCAGTGTATTAAATAAAAAGTGAGGATTGATCTGCCTCTCCAGCATCTTAATCTC is a genomic window of Anaerotignum faecicola containing:
- a CDS encoding histidine kinase — encoded protein: EIKMLERQINPHFLFNTLELISGLILDEKEEEAISLCGNLGQLYRYNLRQEKWIQLREEIEYTKRYLEIMQYKVENLETFYDIEDEVLEEKVIKAILQPLVENSTRHGFRDKAGECCIAIQAKRRGCGLILEVMDNGNGMSEEQLCQLNRD